Proteins from a genomic interval of Prochlorothrix hollandica PCC 9006 = CALU 1027:
- a CDS encoding adenylate/guanylate cyclase domain-containing protein, whose protein sequence is MLPSPDWNPAPQPQIPQPEPVPSLLELQGRDAEVVWRLAHGLDIQLEASQQIDATVEGTLQRVGPWILRAIGANGLGLWLADPYPSKPTPSLDPLEPDTATDPRANFFQVGDDRLALAQLIQERSQEPLQERSQEPLADRPNRPRADRHLMAIPLVVHDETIGLLAASFTELPPSPGPEVLLEVVGQELNNLFYEFRRARILHHQLLNVGRLLQHRVLETALDGAIAYLLKHTPITALVIAYYEDPADSAHLCLRTYRRDQPPQHHRQGDPSLLGQLFHHSPRPSVQQILTTAAIEGYGIGPSPIDAGLRDRTDHGLIGGAIATAADVTAIQELLEQVANALGQRLVDYHKDRRYLQAFFAPQHVSQLLSLGNYQQACLDPQLQDIAMLYTDINSFTKISEQILDTPQEVGEFVDYWAEGVVQILYQHQGVFDKMVGDCVIGLFGPPFNDGSAVDKVAAAVRTALAVTTYTQQLMGPAVVEKIRRSPLIPGLGVATGVNYGSVMVGTFGPNRDFTAFGREMNNTARLQGVAGFGETLVMESAHGLLVAADHGVLREAVWGDRATAQVKNVQEPLVYRSVRSP, encoded by the coding sequence ATGTTGCCATCCCCCGACTGGAACCCAGCCCCCCAACCCCAAATACCCCAACCTGAGCCGGTTCCCAGCCTTTTAGAACTCCAAGGCCGGGATGCTGAAGTGGTGTGGCGGTTGGCCCATGGTTTAGATATTCAACTGGAAGCCAGCCAGCAGATTGATGCCACGGTGGAAGGCACCTTGCAGCGGGTTGGTCCCTGGATCCTGAGGGCCATCGGAGCCAACGGCTTAGGATTATGGCTAGCGGATCCCTATCCCTCCAAACCGACCCCTAGCCTGGATCCCCTGGAGCCGGACACCGCCACCGACCCTAGGGCCAATTTTTTCCAGGTGGGGGACGATCGCCTTGCCCTGGCCCAACTAATCCAGGAACGATCGCAGGAACCGTTACAGGAACGATCGCAGGAACCGTTAGCCGATCGACCCAACCGCCCCAGGGCCGATCGCCACCTCATGGCCATTCCCCTCGTCGTCCATGATGAGACCATTGGTCTGTTGGCCGCCTCCTTTACGGAACTCCCCCCCAGCCCCGGTCCTGAGGTGCTGCTGGAGGTGGTGGGTCAGGAACTCAATAATCTCTTTTATGAATTCCGCCGCGCCCGCATTCTCCATCACCAGTTGCTCAATGTGGGACGGTTATTGCAACATCGGGTACTGGAAACAGCTTTGGATGGGGCGATCGCCTATCTGCTGAAGCACACGCCGATCACAGCCCTGGTCATTGCCTACTACGAAGATCCCGCCGACAGTGCCCACCTCTGTCTCCGCACCTACCGCCGGGATCAGCCGCCCCAACACCACCGCCAGGGGGATCCCAGCCTCCTGGGGCAACTGTTCCACCACAGCCCCCGGCCCTCCGTCCAACAAATCTTAACCACCGCCGCCATTGAGGGCTATGGCATTGGACCATCCCCCATTGATGCGGGACTGCGGGATCGCACCGACCATGGCTTGATCGGGGGGGCGATCGCCACCGCCGCCGATGTCACCGCCATCCAAGAACTGTTGGAACAAGTGGCCAATGCCCTCGGACAACGCCTCGTGGACTACCACAAAGATCGCCGCTATTTACAAGCCTTCTTTGCCCCCCAGCATGTATCCCAACTCCTCTCCCTAGGCAATTATCAACAAGCCTGTCTGGATCCCCAACTCCAGGACATCGCCATGCTCTACACGGATATTAATTCCTTCACCAAAATTAGCGAGCAGATTTTGGATACGCCCCAGGAAGTGGGGGAATTTGTGGACTATTGGGCCGAGGGGGTGGTGCAGATTCTGTATCAACACCAGGGGGTTTTCGACAAAATGGTGGGGGATTGTGTCATTGGTCTCTTTGGTCCACCGTTTAACGACGGCTCCGCCGTGGACAAGGTGGCGGCAGCGGTGCGCACGGCCTTGGCGGTGACCACCTATACCCAGCAACTCATGGGTCCAGCGGTGGTGGAAAAGATTCGCCGCAGTCCCCTGATTCCGGGGTTAGGAGTGGCGACGGGGGTGAACTATGGCAGCGTCATGGTGGGCACCTTTGGACCCAACCGGGACTTCACGGCCTTTGGTCGCGAGATGAATAATACGGCCCGATTGCAGGGGGTGGCGGGGTTTGGGGAAACCTTGGTCATGGAATCGGCCCATGGCTTGCTGGTGGCGGCGGATCATGGGGTATTGCGGGAGGCGGTGTGGGGCGATCGGGCCACGGCCCAGGTCAAGAATGTCCAAGAGCCGTTGGTGTATCGATCGGTGCGATCGCCCTAA
- a CDS encoding J domain-containing protein, whose product MNLADCYYVLGLRPGASHREIKAAYRRLAREYHPDTNPDHAEAQAKFIQLTEAYKSLMAQVPPDNAAAAASSIYDQEPMAPRPAWNSAPSTGVKVTVSPPTTTYAPRERPEPTVVQFSPELSDMDRQLKHQSYHQLRGLLQTRRIPRAIALIEGLAQRLPQDREVRQWQAITYQRWARQLIQEKQYDKGRVYLKKALKTDPHNKSLWLEVDQEFQRLDKLYGTR is encoded by the coding sequence ATGAATTTGGCGGATTGCTATTACGTTTTAGGGTTGAGACCGGGGGCGAGCCACCGAGAGATCAAAGCAGCCTATCGCCGTCTGGCGCGGGAGTATCACCCGGACACGAACCCTGATCATGCTGAGGCCCAGGCCAAGTTTATCCAACTGACGGAAGCCTACAAGTCTCTGATGGCCCAGGTGCCCCCGGACAATGCTGCGGCTGCCGCTAGCTCCATCTATGACCAGGAACCCATGGCACCCCGTCCCGCCTGGAACAGTGCCCCCAGTACGGGGGTGAAGGTGACGGTATCGCCCCCGACCACCACCTATGCCCCCAGGGAGCGACCTGAACCGACGGTGGTGCAGTTCAGTCCAGAGCTGTCGGATATGGATCGCCAACTGAAGCACCAGTCCTATCACCAGTTGCGGGGGCTGTTGCAAACCCGGCGCATTCCCAGGGCGATCGCCTTAATCGAAGGACTAGCCCAACGCCTGCCCCAGGATCGGGAGGTGCGCCAGTGGCAGGCCATCACCTACCAACGCTGGGCGCGACAGTTAATCCAGGAAAAGCAATATGACAAGGGGCGGGTTTACCTGAAAAAAGCCCTGAAGACAGATCCCCACAACAAATCCCTGTGGTTGGAGGTGGATCAGGAGTTCCAACGCCTCGATAAGCTCTATGGAACCCGATAG
- a CDS encoding glutaminase, whose amino-acid sequence MLALSALTAADLTAAFDQVHPRAQSPAHRGRIADRIAYLGSVDPQLFAVELWDHQGWRWGRGDRGASVALMSAMKPFLLLYLLETLGSAAVAQWVDDRPSDLPFNSLAQLQADGGRPRNPMINSGAITLADKLPGATGADRCHQFCHWLNTTAGTNYHLNQALLDSVHQGGREPNLALLDALTQAGVVDRADGSIDAYEHLCCLSSTVGDLARLGLLLALPPDRLRSLHALQVNQTLRTCGLYEASPCFNLRIGLPMKSGISGALVAVVPGQGAIACYSPLLDLQGNSVAGLAFLEALAQPLAQPSAQSSAQSSA is encoded by the coding sequence ATGCTTGCCCTGTCTGCCCTCACCGCCGCTGATCTGACCGCTGCCTTTGACCAAGTTCACCCCCGCGCCCAGTCCCCAGCCCACCGAGGGCGCATCGCCGATCGCATTGCCTATTTAGGTAGCGTCGATCCCCAATTATTTGCCGTGGAACTGTGGGATCACCAGGGTTGGCGGTGGGGTCGGGGCGATCGCGGGGCATCCGTGGCCCTGATGAGCGCCATGAAACCCTTTCTGCTGCTGTATCTGCTGGAAACCTTGGGATCGGCAGCGGTGGCCCAGTGGGTGGACGATCGCCCCTCCGATTTGCCCTTCAACTCCCTGGCCCAGCTCCAAGCCGACGGCGGGCGACCCCGCAACCCCATGATCAACAGCGGAGCCATCACCCTCGCCGATAAATTACCGGGGGCTACGGGGGCCGATCGCTGCCACCAGTTTTGCCACTGGCTCAACACCACCGCCGGAACTAACTACCACCTCAACCAAGCCTTGCTGGATTCGGTGCATCAAGGGGGGCGGGAACCTAACCTCGCTCTTTTGGATGCTTTGACCCAAGCCGGTGTCGTCGATCGGGCTGATGGGTCCATTGATGCCTATGAACACCTCTGTTGCCTCAGCAGCACTGTGGGGGATCTAGCCCGCTTGGGGTTACTGTTGGCCCTGCCCCCCGATCGCCTCCGGTCCCTCCATGCCCTTCAGGTAAACCAGACTCTGCGCACCTGTGGACTCTACGAAGCCTCCCCCTGCTTCAACCTGCGCATCGGCCTACCCATGAAGTCGGGCATCAGTGGAGCCTTGGTGGCGGTGGTGCCCGGTCAAGGGGCGATCGCCTGCTACAGCCCCCTCCTGGATCTCCAGGGTAACTCCGTGGCCGGGTTAGCTTTTCTGGAGGCTCTAGCCCAGCCATTAGCCCAGCCATCAGCCCAGTCGTCAGCCCAGTCGTCAGCCTAA